From a single Mycolicibacterium mengxianglii genomic region:
- a CDS encoding SulP family inorganic anion transporter has product MSSTDLTDSSTDPPVGAGPPAGVIVPWWTRGDTNAFFGLGFNILVNVLTLTALMIGVINVPAGDVLGTVLPALGVALILGNLYYTFLARRLAKKENRSDVTALPYGPSVPHMFIVIFVVMLPVYLNTQDADAAWQAGLAWAFMIGIIVMIGAFVGPHIRKLTPRAAMLGTLAGISITFISMRPAAQMWEVAWIGLPVLAIILIGFFTDMRLPFGIPVGLAALLVGTAIGWIGGYMSAPDVGQAVSDIAVGIPDLRVDMLFSGLSHLAPLLGTAIPLGVYNFTEAMSNVESAAAAGDNYNLRSVLLADGAGAVIGSAFGSPFPPAVYIGHPGWKDAGGRAGYSLASGVVIGVLCFLGLFGVLDALLPVPAIVPILLYIGLLIGAQAFQAVPRVHAVAVVAAILPNLAQWASGLIDNALNAAGTSATEVGMDKLNGAGVVYEGLQTLGEGAVLVGLVLGTMVTFILEKKFLFAALASVVGAALSFIGLIHAPQVAWAASPQVALGYLFFGLVCVAFYLLPGAKDRAEGVDEADIVAGH; this is encoded by the coding sequence ATGAGCAGCACCGACCTCACCGATTCGTCCACCGACCCGCCGGTAGGCGCCGGACCGCCGGCCGGGGTCATCGTGCCGTGGTGGACCCGCGGCGACACCAACGCCTTCTTCGGGCTCGGGTTCAACATCCTGGTCAACGTGCTGACCTTGACCGCCCTGATGATCGGGGTCATCAACGTGCCCGCGGGAGACGTGCTCGGCACCGTGCTGCCCGCGCTCGGGGTGGCGTTGATCCTGGGCAACCTCTACTACACGTTCCTGGCCCGACGGCTGGCCAAGAAGGAGAACCGGTCGGACGTCACGGCGCTGCCCTATGGCCCCAGTGTTCCGCACATGTTCATCGTCATCTTCGTGGTGATGCTGCCGGTGTATCTGAACACCCAGGACGCCGACGCGGCCTGGCAGGCCGGGCTGGCGTGGGCATTCATGATCGGCATCATCGTGATGATCGGGGCGTTCGTCGGGCCCCACATCCGTAAGCTCACCCCGCGCGCCGCGATGCTGGGCACGCTCGCCGGCATCTCGATCACCTTCATCTCGATGCGGCCCGCCGCGCAGATGTGGGAGGTTGCGTGGATCGGCCTGCCGGTGCTGGCCATCATCTTGATCGGCTTCTTCACGGATATGAGGCTGCCCTTCGGCATTCCCGTCGGGTTGGCTGCGCTGCTGGTCGGTACGGCGATCGGCTGGATCGGTGGTTACATGTCGGCGCCCGATGTCGGCCAGGCGGTGTCCGATATCGCTGTCGGTATCCCCGATCTGCGGGTCGACATGTTGTTCTCTGGGTTGTCACACCTGGCGCCGTTGCTGGGGACCGCCATCCCGTTGGGCGTCTACAACTTCACCGAGGCGATGAGCAACGTGGAAAGCGCCGCTGCTGCCGGGGACAACTACAACCTGCGCAGCGTGCTGCTCGCCGACGGCGCCGGCGCGGTGATCGGTTCGGCGTTCGGCTCCCCGTTCCCGCCTGCGGTGTACATCGGGCACCCGGGCTGGAAGGACGCCGGTGGCCGGGCCGGGTACTCGCTGGCCAGCGGTGTGGTGATCGGAGTCCTGTGCTTCCTCGGTCTTTTCGGCGTGCTCGATGCGCTGCTGCCGGTACCGGCGATCGTGCCGATCCTGCTCTACATCGGCCTGCTGATCGGCGCCCAGGCATTTCAGGCGGTGCCGCGCGTGCATGCCGTTGCGGTGGTGGCCGCGATCCTGCCGAACCTCGCACAGTGGGCCAGTGGCCTGATCGACAATGCGCTCAACGCGGCGGGCACCTCGGCGACCGAGGTCGGCATGGACAAGCTCAACGGGGCCGGCGTGGTCTACGAGGGTCTGCAGACCCTGGGCGAGGGTGCGGTCCTGGTCGGTCTGGTCCTCGGCACCATGGTGACGTTCATCCTGGAGAAGAAGTTTCTCTTCGCCGCGCTGGCGTCCGTCGTCGGCGCGGCGCTGTCCTTCATCGGATTGATCCATGCGCCACAGGTGGCCTGGGCGGCCAGCCCGCAGGTGGCGCTGGGCTATCTGTTCTTCGGGCTGGTCTGCGTCGCGTTCTACCTGTTGCCCGGTGCCAAGGACCGGGCCGAGGGAGTGGACGAGGCCGACATCGTGGCCGGGCACTAA
- a CDS encoding LLM class flavin-dependent oxidoreductase, with product MTGVRVGAVYRPQFAPERLADTARAADAAGLEELWLWEDCFLTGGVSTAAIALSATSRITVGLGVLPVPMRNVAAAAMEIATLHRAFPGRVRVGVGHGVASWMAQIGAAAPSPMTLLREYLTALRALLDGQPVTVEGSYVRLDHVQLEWPPQRGVELLCGATGPKTLALSGELASGTVITGGTTAQELREAVGHIRNGQLRRADPAPHAVVVYVECIAGQSGSQIAAAAGPWVDAGADTIVFQCGPDTDIAEFVAMIGSEVQPLMHRAHP from the coding sequence ATGACCGGCGTCCGCGTGGGAGCGGTGTACCGCCCCCAATTTGCACCGGAACGGCTCGCCGACACCGCGCGAGCGGCCGACGCCGCCGGTCTCGAGGAGTTGTGGCTCTGGGAGGACTGCTTCCTCACCGGCGGCGTCTCGACCGCGGCGATCGCACTGTCCGCCACCAGCCGGATCACCGTGGGGCTCGGCGTGCTGCCCGTGCCGATGCGCAATGTCGCGGCTGCTGCCATGGAGATCGCGACCCTGCACCGAGCCTTCCCCGGCCGGGTCCGTGTCGGGGTCGGTCACGGTGTGGCGAGCTGGATGGCCCAGATCGGCGCCGCTGCGCCGTCGCCGATGACGCTCTTACGCGAGTATCTGACAGCGCTGCGCGCGCTGCTGGACGGCCAACCGGTGACTGTTGAGGGGTCCTACGTCCGGCTCGACCATGTGCAGCTCGAATGGCCGCCGCAGCGGGGAGTTGAATTGCTCTGCGGTGCAACAGGTCCGAAGACACTTGCGCTCAGCGGCGAACTGGCCTCAGGTACCGTGATCACCGGCGGCACCACGGCCCAGGAGCTACGCGAAGCGGTTGGACACATCCGCAACGGACAGCTGCGCCGCGCCGATCCCGCCCCGCACGCTGTCGTGGTCTACGTGGAATGCATTGCCGGGCAGTCCGGTTCGCAGATCGCTGCCGCCGCCGGGCCATGGGTTGACGCCGGTGCCGACACCATTGTGTTCCAGTGCGGTCCGGACACCGATATCGCCGAGTTCGTGGCGATGATCGGGTCGGAGGTGCAACCCTTGATGCACCGGGCCCATCCCTAG
- a CDS encoding cysteine hydrolase family protein yields the protein MSDTVQVLAEPSPFPLIAGKTALIVIDMQRDFLLPGGFGESLGNDVGQLLAVVPPLQALIEAARAAGILVIHTREGHEPDLSDCPPAKLNRGAPSKRIGDPGKYGRILIRGEYGHDIIDELAPVDGEIVIDKPGKGAFYATGLHGILADAGITQLLMTGVTTEVCVHTTTREANDRGYECLVVSDCVGSYFPDFQKIGLEMIAAQGGIFGWVADSATVIPALEALGDQR from the coding sequence GTGAGCGACACCGTGCAAGTGCTGGCCGAGCCGTCGCCGTTCCCGCTGATCGCGGGGAAGACAGCGCTGATCGTTATCGATATGCAGCGGGACTTCCTGCTGCCCGGCGGATTCGGGGAAAGTCTGGGCAACGACGTCGGGCAGCTGCTGGCCGTCGTGCCGCCACTGCAGGCGCTGATCGAGGCAGCCCGTGCGGCGGGCATCCTGGTGATCCACACCCGCGAAGGCCATGAACCCGACCTATCGGACTGCCCGCCGGCCAAGCTCAACCGCGGTGCCCCGTCGAAGCGGATCGGCGATCCCGGCAAGTACGGTCGCATCCTGATCCGCGGCGAGTACGGCCACGACATCATCGACGAGCTGGCCCCTGTCGACGGCGAGATCGTCATCGACAAACCCGGCAAGGGTGCCTTCTACGCCACCGGGTTGCACGGCATCCTTGCCGACGCGGGCATCACCCAGTTGCTGATGACCGGCGTGACCACCGAGGTGTGCGTGCACACCACCACCAGGGAAGCCAACGACCGCGGCTACGAGTGCCTCGTCGTATCCGACTGTGTCGGTTCGTATTTCCCTGACTTCCAGAAGATCGGGCTGGAGATGATCGCCGCGCAGGGCGGCATCTTCGGCTGGGTCGCCGACAGTGCGACCGTCATTCCCGCGCTCGAGGCATTAGGAGACCAACGATGA
- a CDS encoding URC4/urg3 family protein: MTPSPTGGPVAELRTTAAIRHRCRYLLDRARSGESRWFTVEDSALPTAAALVADLTTERFPDLRIPFHSRWRHFEAGGLDRTGELRSRLGELDAPAQARALIDLAVVSVLLDAGSGPAWHYHEDVTGESFGRSEGLAVASWHAFVGGLFSSDPDNPLQADAAGLGALDAERLAEAFQVCPTNDLVGLDGRVQLLRRLSTALTDRGEIFGSPARPGGLFDALTATAGATSVNAHDILSLLLGTLSGIWLADSMIDGEPLGDCWPHPAVPGPGSTQGWVPFHKLSQWLTYSLLEPFEWAGTPVSGLDALTGLPEYRNGGLLLDTGAVALRTPELANRNWSVADELVVEWRALTVALLDDLAPLVRERLGDDAAQLPLACILEGGTWAAGRRLASQLRGGLPPLSIISDGTVF; the protein is encoded by the coding sequence ATGACGCCCTCCCCGACCGGCGGACCGGTCGCGGAACTGCGCACCACCGCGGCCATCCGCCACCGCTGTCGGTACCTGCTCGACCGGGCGCGCAGCGGTGAGTCCCGGTGGTTCACCGTCGAGGACAGCGCGCTGCCCACGGCGGCGGCACTGGTGGCTGACCTGACCACCGAGCGTTTCCCCGATCTGCGAATCCCCTTCCACAGTCGGTGGCGACATTTCGAGGCGGGCGGGCTGGACCGCACCGGTGAACTGCGGTCGCGGTTGGGCGAATTGGATGCACCCGCGCAGGCCCGCGCGCTGATCGACCTCGCGGTGGTCAGCGTCCTGCTCGATGCCGGCTCGGGACCGGCCTGGCACTACCACGAGGACGTCACCGGTGAATCGTTCGGCCGCTCCGAAGGACTCGCGGTGGCGAGTTGGCATGCGTTTGTCGGCGGGCTGTTCTCCAGCGATCCCGACAATCCGTTGCAAGCCGACGCCGCCGGGTTGGGCGCGCTCGACGCCGAACGGCTGGCCGAGGCGTTCCAGGTCTGCCCCACCAATGACCTGGTGGGGCTCGACGGCCGGGTCCAGCTGCTGCGCCGCCTCTCGACCGCACTGACCGACCGGGGTGAGATCTTCGGCAGCCCGGCACGCCCCGGGGGACTCTTCGACGCGCTGACCGCGACGGCGGGGGCCACGAGTGTCAACGCGCACGACATCCTGTCGCTGCTGTTGGGGACGCTGTCGGGAATCTGGTTGGCCGACAGCATGATCGACGGTGAACCGCTCGGCGACTGCTGGCCGCACCCGGCAGTGCCGGGTCCGGGGTCCACCCAGGGTTGGGTGCCGTTCCACAAACTGTCGCAGTGGCTGACGTATTCGCTGCTCGAACCGTTCGAGTGGGCCGGTACACCGGTCAGTGGACTTGACGCACTGACCGGACTCCCGGAATATCGCAACGGCGGGCTCCTACTCGATACCGGAGCGGTGGCACTGCGGACCCCGGAGCTGGCAAACCGGAACTGGTCGGTGGCAGACGAACTGGTGGTCGAATGGCGGGCGCTGACGGTGGCGCTGCTCGACGACCTGGCGCCCTTGGTGCGTGAACGCCTCGGCGACGATGCCGCGCAGTTACCGTTGGCGTGCATCCTGGAAGGCGGTACCTGGGCTGCCGGACGCCGCCTCGCTTCTCAGCTTCGGGGCGGCCTACCCCCGCTCTCCATCATCAGTGACGGGACGGTCTTCTGA
- the upp gene encoding uracil phosphoribosyltransferase, with amino-acid sequence MADNANIHLIDHPLVQHKLTLLRQKEVSTNNFRRLVNEVSALLAYEVLRDIPLHDVEIETPLETMTGRVIDGKKLVFVSILRAGTGILDGMLSVVPGARVGHIGLYRDPKTLIAVEYYFKMPQDLAERDVVIVDPMLATGHSAVAAVDRLKELSPKSIKFVCLLTCPEGVAAMQDAHPDVPVYTAAIDRELDEHGYIVPGLGDAGDRMFGTK; translated from the coding sequence ATGGCCGACAATGCCAACATCCACCTGATCGACCACCCTCTGGTCCAGCACAAGCTGACACTCCTGCGGCAGAAAGAGGTGTCCACCAACAACTTTCGGCGACTTGTCAACGAGGTGTCGGCGTTGTTGGCCTACGAGGTGCTCCGTGACATCCCGCTGCACGACGTCGAGATCGAGACGCCGCTGGAAACCATGACCGGCAGGGTGATCGACGGTAAGAAGTTGGTGTTCGTCTCGATACTGCGGGCCGGTACCGGCATTCTCGACGGCATGCTCTCGGTGGTCCCGGGCGCGCGAGTCGGCCACATCGGGCTCTATCGGGACCCGAAGACTCTCATCGCGGTCGAGTATTACTTCAAGATGCCCCAGGACCTCGCCGAACGGGACGTCGTGATCGTGGACCCGATGTTGGCCACCGGACACTCCGCCGTCGCCGCGGTGGACCGGCTCAAAGAGTTGTCACCCAAGTCGATCAAGTTCGTCTGCCTGCTGACCTGTCCCGAGGGTGTGGCCGCGATGCAGGACGCGCATCCGGACGTTCCGGTGTACACGGCCGCGATCGACCGCGAGCTCGACGAACACGGCTACATCGTTCCCGGCCTCGGCGACGCCGGTGACCGGATGTTCGGGACGAAATAG
- a CDS encoding GTP cyclohydrolase II — MSVGADATPPPTPRIASHIRLTSHSGGPDAPPLQWGAPTAAARGPVIGTTGSRAHRNVIGTHSGSYSVYRALAVASGALSRDHRADLTNTAPTDVVGPYPQWGDPGAIVSLDPWGAAVADVFSAQIAAGMDIRPTIAVTQAHVQLPEISEAIHRGRLRPDGRVLMPNGAAVVTKAAVEPVWHLPGVAARFGCSEADLRRVLFEETGGMYPELVTRGDLEVFLPPIGGQTVYIFGDPRELADPSVELTARVHDECNGSDVFGSDICTCRPYLTHAIEECIAGTQRGGVGLVAYSRKEGRALGEVTKFLVYNARKRQVGGDTADQYFARTECVAGVQDMRFQELMPDVLHWLGITKIHRLVSMSNMKYDAITGSGIEVGERVNIPDDLIPADARVEIDAKMAAGYFTPGPVPDADELKNTVGRSLQG; from the coding sequence ATGTCTGTTGGAGCCGACGCGACGCCGCCACCGACACCCCGCATCGCCAGTCATATCCGGCTGACGTCGCACAGCGGTGGGCCGGACGCCCCGCCGTTGCAGTGGGGCGCGCCGACCGCCGCAGCTCGCGGGCCGGTGATCGGCACCACGGGCTCCCGGGCACACCGCAACGTCATCGGCACCCACTCCGGGTCCTACAGCGTCTACCGCGCGCTGGCCGTCGCGTCCGGCGCGCTGTCGCGGGACCATCGGGCCGATCTGACCAACACTGCGCCCACCGACGTCGTGGGCCCCTACCCGCAGTGGGGCGACCCGGGTGCGATCGTCAGCCTCGATCCCTGGGGTGCTGCCGTCGCAGACGTCTTCTCCGCCCAGATCGCCGCCGGGATGGACATCCGGCCCACCATCGCGGTGACCCAGGCGCATGTCCAGTTGCCGGAGATCTCCGAGGCCATCCACCGGGGACGGCTGCGACCCGACGGGCGGGTCCTGATGCCCAACGGCGCCGCCGTGGTCACCAAGGCCGCCGTCGAACCCGTCTGGCATCTGCCGGGGGTGGCCGCCCGGTTCGGTTGCTCCGAGGCCGACCTGCGCCGAGTGCTGTTCGAGGAGACCGGTGGGATGTATCCCGAACTGGTCACGCGCGGGGATCTCGAGGTCTTCCTGCCGCCGATCGGCGGGCAGACCGTGTACATCTTCGGCGACCCGCGAGAGTTGGCCGACCCGTCAGTGGAACTGACCGCGCGGGTCCACGACGAGTGCAACGGATCGGACGTGTTCGGCTCCGACATCTGCACCTGCCGGCCGTACCTGACGCATGCGATCGAGGAATGCATCGCCGGGACCCAGCGGGGCGGTGTCGGGTTGGTGGCCTACTCCCGGAAGGAAGGACGTGCTCTGGGTGAGGTGACCAAGTTCCTGGTGTACAACGCCCGCAAACGCCAGGTTGGTGGGGATACCGCCGACCAGTACTTCGCGCGCACCGAATGCGTTGCAGGAGTGCAGGATATGCGGTTCCAGGAGTTGATGCCCGACGTACTGCACTGGCTGGGCATCACCAAGATCCACCGGCTGGTCTCGATGAGCAACATGAAGTACGACGCCATCACGGGTTCCGGCATCGAGGTCGGCGAGCGGGTCAACATTCCCGACGATTTGATTCCCGCCGACGCGCGTGTCGAAATAGACGCCAAGATGGCTGCCGGTTACTTCACCCCCGGCCCGGTTCCGGACGCCGACGAGTTGAAGAACACCGTCGGCCGGAGCCTGCAGGGATGA